Proteins encoded together in one Rhizobium sp. 11515TR window:
- a CDS encoding LacI family DNA-binding transcriptional regulator: MVSDAEEREKGGTPTLASIAVRVGVSVNTVSRALRAPNTVRPELRRQIAKAMDELNYVPNRLAGGLSGTRSDIVGVVVTSLYYSEFASIIDALQSALLKDNLQVMLANTRYDPDQEITLVRSILSWRPAAVAIIGVDHPAKVTELLTSSGVPVIEMWDVGGDIIDSAVGMDHEGAGNAQADHMIACGYRHLAFLGSMRENDMRAKKRARGAASAIAAAGLPDLVYAVRQEGGRPALGEELTHELLDSNPRIDGIICNSDVVAFGVLKALHERGSTLPGDIGVIGFGDSEAANYVTPSLSTVKPDRHRIGELTAELIVARINGEEPRTNVVDWELLARNSTRPLNP; this comes from the coding sequence ATGGTGTCGGACGCGGAGGAGCGAGAAAAGGGCGGTACGCCAACGCTGGCGTCGATCGCAGTCAGGGTCGGCGTTTCGGTCAATACGGTCTCGCGGGCGCTACGCGCGCCCAACACAGTGCGACCGGAGCTGCGGCGACAGATCGCCAAGGCCATGGACGAGCTGAACTATGTGCCGAACCGTCTCGCCGGCGGCCTGTCGGGGACGAGGTCCGACATCGTGGGCGTCGTGGTGACATCGCTCTATTATTCGGAATTTGCCTCCATCATCGACGCGCTGCAATCGGCGCTGCTCAAAGACAATCTTCAGGTCATGCTTGCCAATACGCGCTACGATCCCGACCAGGAAATAACGCTCGTGCGCTCGATCCTCAGCTGGCGCCCGGCAGCCGTTGCCATTATCGGTGTCGACCATCCGGCCAAAGTCACCGAGCTGCTGACGTCGTCAGGGGTTCCGGTCATCGAGATGTGGGATGTCGGCGGCGACATCATCGATTCTGCCGTCGGCATGGATCATGAGGGGGCCGGCAATGCGCAGGCCGATCACATGATTGCGTGCGGCTACCGACACCTCGCCTTCCTCGGCAGCATGCGCGAAAACGACATGCGCGCCAAGAAGCGCGCCCGCGGGGCGGCCAGCGCCATTGCTGCAGCTGGATTGCCGGATCTCGTCTACGCTGTTCGACAGGAAGGCGGCCGGCCGGCGCTTGGTGAAGAGCTCACCCATGAACTGCTCGACAGCAATCCTCGGATTGACGGGATCATTTGCAACAGCGACGTCGTCGCCTTCGGCGTCTTGAAGGCGCTGCATGAACGCGGCAGCACGCTGCCCGGCGATATCGGCGTCATCGGTTTCGGCGATAGCGAAGCGGCGAACTATGTCACCCCATCGCTCAGCACGGTCAAGCCCGATCGCCATCGGATCGGCGAGCTTACGGCCGAGTTGATCGTTGCGCGGATCAACGGCGAGGAACCGAGAACGAACGTGGTCGATTGGGAGCTGCTCGCACGCAACAGTACCCGCCCCTTAAATCCCTGA